In Halovivax gelatinilyticus, the following are encoded in one genomic region:
- a CDS encoding glutathione S-transferase family protein — translation MNMLVDGEWRTDAFESTDDSGAFDRQETTFRDRIRDEPGATFEPEPGRYHLYVSYACPWAHRTLLTRRLLGLEDAISVSVVDPYRGEDGWQFTPEKDGCTPDHIHGSSYLRELYTRADPDATCRVTVPVLWDTVEDTIVNNESREIMRMLDTQFTDVARRDRTLLPDSLDDRVDAVLDEIYEPINNGVYRAGFATKQEPYDEAIDDLFDALDRWNDVLTEQRYLVGERLTEADIAMFTTLVRFDRVYHTHFMCNVEQVRDYEHLWPYLRDLYQTPGVAETVNMDHIVEHYYTTHPDVNPNRIIARGPDLEFDAPHDRDRLSSVDPLVPDA, via the coding sequence ATGAACATGCTCGTCGACGGAGAGTGGCGAACCGATGCGTTCGAATCGACCGACGATTCAGGCGCGTTCGACCGCCAGGAGACGACGTTTCGAGACCGAATACGCGACGAACCCGGTGCGACGTTCGAACCGGAGCCCGGTCGCTACCACCTCTACGTCTCCTACGCGTGTCCGTGGGCTCATCGCACCCTGCTAACGCGACGGCTGCTCGGGCTCGAAGACGCTATCTCCGTCTCCGTCGTCGATCCGTACAGGGGCGAGGACGGTTGGCAGTTCACCCCCGAGAAAGACGGCTGTACGCCGGATCACATCCACGGGTCGTCGTACCTGCGAGAACTATACACGCGCGCAGATCCCGACGCAACTTGCCGGGTGACGGTCCCCGTCCTCTGGGATACGGTCGAAGACACGATAGTGAACAACGAATCGCGCGAGATCATGCGGATGCTCGACACCCAGTTTACCGACGTTGCTCGTCGTGATCGAACGCTTCTGCCCGATAGTCTCGACGATCGAGTCGACGCCGTCCTCGACGAGATATACGAACCGATCAACAACGGCGTCTATCGGGCGGGGTTCGCGACCAAGCAGGAGCCCTACGACGAGGCGATCGACGACCTCTTCGACGCGCTCGACCGCTGGAACGACGTTCTCACAGAGCAGCGGTATCTGGTGGGTGAGCGTCTCACCGAGGCCGACATCGCCATGTTCACCACACTGGTCCGTTTCGACCGCGTCTATCACACTCACTTTATGTGCAACGTCGAACAGGTCCGGGATTACGAGCACCTCTGGCCGTACCTCCGGGATCTCTACCAGACGCCGGGCGTCGCCGAGACCGTGAACATGGACCACATCGTCGAACACTACTACACGACGCACCCGGACGTCAACCCGAATCGGATCATCGCGCGCGGACCCGACCTCGAGTTCGACGCTCCGCACGACCGAGATCGGCTGTCTTCGGTCGATCCGTTGGTGCCTGACGCCTGA